One window from the genome of Ananas comosus cultivar F153 linkage group 13, ASM154086v1, whole genome shotgun sequence encodes:
- the LOC109719637 gene encoding putative glutaredoxin-C14, whose amino-acid sequence MDRVTRLASERAVVIFSVSSCCMCHTVKTLFCDLGVNPAVYELDEETRGREMERALVQLLGRRPPVPAVFIGGKLVGSTDRVMSLHLGGKLVPMLKDAGALWL is encoded by the coding sequence ATGGACAGGGTGACGAGGCTGGCGTCGGAGCGGGCGGTGGTGATCTTCAGCGTGAGCTCGTGCTGCATGTGCCACACCGTGAAGACGCTGTTCTGCGACCTGGGCGTCAACCCCGCGGTGTACGAGCTTGACGAGGAAACGCGGGGGCGGGAGATGGAGAGGGCCCTTGTTCAGCTTCTCGGGCGGAGGCCGCCCGTGCCGGCCGTGTTCATCGGGGGCAAGCTGGTCGGATCGACTGACCGGGTCATGTCCCTTCACCTTGGTGGCAAGTTAGTCCCAATGCTGAAGGATGCTGGGGCTCTTTGGCTCTAG